The sequence below is a genomic window from Granulicatella elegans.
CAGAAAAATGGTATGAAGATGCAAAACAAGCAGTACAATTTGTTCGTAGTCAAGGGTATTCAACGATTGCTGCACTAGGATTATCTATGGGAGGTATTATGGTAGCGGCACTAGCAACCAATCAATTAGTAGAAATTGCCGGAACATTTTGTTCTCCTGTTTCAAAAAGAAATGCGCAATTACCTGATTTGTTGAAAAGTTTTATGGCTTTTGCTACTCATTCTGGGATGTGTGAAGAGGAAATGTTCACATTAGGGAAAAAAGCAAAACAACAATTATTAGATTTACATCATTTTTCAGCTAAAGTTGCAGAAAAATTAGAACAGGTGACAGGTCCTTTTTATATTGCGCAAGGGGAATTAGATCGATTAGTCGATCCAAAAGTATCTATTGAGATGAAAGAAGCATTAGTAAATGCAGCTGTTGATTTTCATTGGTTTGAACAATCAGGGCATGTCATTACAGTCGGAAAAGAAAAAGCAGAATTTCAAGAATCTGTATTAGAATTTTTAGACCAACAAGAATGGAGGTAAGAAATGAGAGAATCATTACGAACGATTTTGGTGTCTTTTTTTGAAGAGTATGCACCAGAAAGTTTTTACGTAAAAGAAATTAGTGAACATTTTGGGATGAATCAGTCTCAAGATTTTAAAATATTAGTGAAAGAATTAGCCGCTTTAGAAGAAGAAGGCATTTTAGAATTAAATCGTAACGGAAAGTTTGGTTTGAATCCTTTGAATCAAACATTAAAAGGAACGTATCGTGCAAATGACAAGGGATTTGGCTTTGTTACTGTAGTCGAAGGGGAACCAGATATTTTCATTCCTCGTGGAGATACAATGAGTGCGATGGATGGAGATGAAGTAGAACTAGTAATTACGGAACCCGCCGATAGTTATCGTCAACGATCTGCTACGGGGAAAATTGTTCAAATTATTCAACGCAATACGACTCAAGTGGTAGGAATTTATACTCGATTCAGTTCAGAAACTGCAGAAGATACAGGGTATTGTGGTGAAGTAGTTGTCAAAGATAAAAAATTAGCAGGTACTCGTTGCTTAATTCGTCCAAATGGATTGCATCCAGTAGATGGAACAGTAGTCATTGTAGAATTAACAAAATACACGAATGAAAAAAATCGTTCTTCATTAGAAGGAATTGTTGTCAAAGAAATTGGGTATAAAGATGCCGTTGGAATGGATATTTTAATGATTTTGCAACAATTACATATTCCAACAGAATTTCCGCAAGAAGTGATCGATCAGGCAAATCTTGTTCCTGAAGTGATTACAGATGAAGATCGACAAGGGCGTAAAGATTTACGGGAACAATTAACTGTTACCATTGACGGGGCAGATGCCAAAGACTTAGATGATGCTGTTGCGCTAACA
It includes:
- a CDS encoding alpha/beta hydrolase — protein: MNNLEEIWLEETTNKRAVLLFHAYTGKPTDLRMLASFLHRHNYAVYVPAFSGHEHSNACEILKETPEKWYEDAKQAVQFVRSQGYSTIAALGLSMGGIMVAALATNQLVEIAGTFCSPVSKRNAQLPDLLKSFMAFATHSGMCEEEMFTLGKKAKQQLLDLHHFSAKVAEKLEQVTGPFYIAQGELDRLVDPKVSIEMKEALVNAAVDFHWFEQSGHVITVGKEKAEFQESVLEFLDQQEWR